A region from the Colwellia sp. PAMC 21821 genome encodes:
- a CDS encoding OB-fold domain-containing protein: MAKYEWLSEIEAMVGRQYGRIYAWDRINEAMVRQWCEIMGVDNPLYTDAEYAATTVHGQLVAPPAMLQGWCLAGFGDKKLAPGSTDENPYGVLEVIEKHGYPAVVAVNSNLTFDRYITMGEKLYYTTVLDSVSEEKTTALGTGFFVTLKMTYFSEQPEGQDDEKVGDMMFRVIKFKPAQKPDKPAVKKEAAVRKRPKPAISDDNRFFWEGFEANELRIQECNSCKKLQHPPAPVCMHCHTFDLGYKVTSGKGELYSFVIMHYPHVAPFDSPNPIGLIELEEGVRIPAGLIGLEEGKSPKIGQKVQVEFHTFDGELTLPQFRLVSTKES; this comes from the coding sequence TTGGCTAAATATGAATGGTTATCCGAAATAGAAGCGATGGTAGGGCGACAATATGGTCGTATCTACGCGTGGGACAGAATTAATGAAGCCATGGTTCGACAATGGTGCGAAATCATGGGCGTAGACAATCCACTTTATACGGATGCAGAATACGCTGCAACGACAGTACATGGACAGTTAGTTGCGCCACCAGCAATGCTACAGGGTTGGTGTTTGGCAGGTTTTGGTGATAAAAAATTGGCACCAGGGTCGACGGATGAAAACCCCTATGGCGTACTTGAAGTAATTGAAAAGCATGGTTACCCAGCGGTGGTAGCGGTTAACTCAAACTTAACCTTTGATCGTTATATAACCATGGGTGAGAAACTTTATTACACCACGGTTTTAGATAGTGTTAGTGAAGAGAAAACAACGGCACTTGGTACGGGTTTTTTCGTGACGTTAAAAATGACTTATTTCTCTGAACAGCCTGAAGGCCAAGATGATGAAAAAGTCGGTGATATGATGTTTCGCGTGATTAAATTTAAGCCGGCTCAAAAACCGGACAAACCTGCAGTTAAAAAAGAAGCGGCTGTACGCAAACGTCCTAAGCCTGCTATCAGTGATGATAACCGTTTTTTCTGGGAAGGTTTTGAAGCGAATGAGCTGCGTATTCAAGAATGTAACAGCTGTAAAAAATTACAACACCCACCAGCACCTGTTTGCATGCATTGTCATACCTTCGATTTAGGTTACAAAGTTACCAGTGGTAAAGGCGAGTTATATTCATTCGTTATAATGCATTATCCACACGTAGCGCCATTTGATAGCCCGAATCCCATTGGTCTTATTGAATTAGAAGAAGGTGTTCGTATCCCCGCGGGTTTAATTGGTCTTGAAGAAGGTAAATCGCCGAAAATTGGCCAAAAGGTGCAAGTGGAATTCCACACATTTGATGGTGAATTGACCTTGCCTCAATTTAGACTTGTGTCTACTAAGGAGTCGTAA
- a CDS encoding SDR family oxidoreductase → MQPSEKYKDKVVLITGGTKGIGLGIAKGFLSAGAKVVVCGRKEVELLPQVTVDGKVNQAHFIQADVKDIDSTAAMFSAIVQEYGTLDVLINNAGGSPFALADKASPRFHEAILKLNLIAPLNVAQQANEIMQAGKGGSIIFIGSISAMRASPGTAAYGAAKAGVLSLVKSLAVEWAPKVRIMAVSPGLVRTENSHLHYGDEAGIAAVSETIPAGRLAEPEDIANACLFLASPEASYASGCNLLINGGGEMPAFLNASEESK, encoded by the coding sequence ATGCAACCGAGTGAAAAATATAAAGACAAGGTAGTACTGATAACTGGAGGTACCAAAGGCATTGGTCTTGGCATTGCCAAAGGTTTCTTGTCGGCAGGTGCCAAAGTTGTTGTCTGTGGTCGTAAAGAAGTCGAGTTGTTGCCGCAAGTTACCGTAGATGGAAAAGTGAATCAAGCGCACTTTATTCAAGCCGACGTGAAAGATATTGATAGTACTGCAGCTATGTTCAGTGCAATAGTGCAGGAATATGGCACGTTAGACGTGTTAATTAATAATGCGGGTGGCAGTCCTTTTGCATTAGCAGATAAAGCATCTCCCCGTTTTCATGAAGCAATATTGAAACTTAATCTTATTGCACCGCTAAATGTTGCTCAGCAAGCAAATGAAATTATGCAGGCCGGCAAAGGTGGCAGCATTATATTTATTGGCAGCATCAGTGCGATGCGTGCTTCACCTGGTACAGCGGCTTATGGCGCAGCCAAGGCGGGTGTGTTGTCGCTAGTTAAGTCTCTTGCTGTTGAATGGGCACCTAAAGTGCGCATTATGGCGGTGAGTCCAGGCTTAGTAAGAACTGAAAACTCTCACCTGCATTACGGTGACGAAGCAGGTATAGCAGCGGTGAGTGAGACGATACCGGCAGGTAGGTTGGCTGAGCCTGAAGACATTGCTAATGCTTGTTTATTTTTAGCTTCGCCTGAAGCGAGTTATGCAAGTGGTTGTAATTTACTTATAAATGGCGGTGGTGAAATGCCCGCTTTTCTCAACGCTAGCGAAGAAAGCAAATAG
- a CDS encoding enoyl-CoA hydratase → MTDKNQPSVILSFPEAGVAELRLNRPHATNALSLELQTLLSKHFTDLANNKDVRCILLTGGEKVFAAGGDIKGLIDADPIEIYQRHTERLWAPIEQCPKPVVAAVSGYAFGGGCELAMLADIIIAGKTASFCQPEISIGIMPGIGGTQRLVRAVGKAKAMQMALTGKPISAHDAWVGGLVSELCEDDEVYTKALANCRRIARMPPLAAEQIKEVILAGMDAPLASAMALERKANALLFASQDQREGMEAFLQKRHPEFKGK, encoded by the coding sequence ATGACGGATAAAAACCAGCCTAGCGTTATATTGAGTTTTCCTGAAGCAGGTGTTGCTGAGTTGAGATTAAACCGCCCTCACGCTACCAATGCTTTAAGTTTGGAATTACAAACCCTGTTATCCAAACACTTTACTGATTTAGCTAATAATAAAGATGTTCGATGTATCTTGTTAACCGGTGGTGAAAAAGTTTTCGCCGCAGGTGGTGATATTAAAGGCTTAATTGATGCTGACCCGATTGAGATATATCAACGCCACACTGAACGCTTGTGGGCACCTATTGAACAATGCCCTAAACCGGTTGTTGCGGCAGTTTCTGGTTATGCATTTGGCGGTGGCTGTGAACTTGCAATGTTGGCCGATATTATTATTGCGGGCAAAACAGCAAGCTTTTGCCAACCTGAAATATCCATTGGTATTATGCCTGGTATCGGCGGAACTCAACGACTAGTGCGCGCGGTTGGTAAGGCCAAAGCAATGCAAATGGCATTAACAGGAAAACCGATCAGCGCTCATGATGCATGGGTTGGCGGACTCGTTAGTGAGTTATGTGAAGATGACGAGGTCTACACAAAAGCACTAGCAAACTGTCGTCGCATTGCCCGGATGCCGCCATTAGCAGCAGAGCAAATCAAAGAAGTTATTCTTGCAGGCATGGATGCTCCACTTGCAAGCGCGATGGCCTTAGAACGTAAAGCAAATGCGTTGTTATTTGCTTCACAAGATCAACGTGAGGGTATGGAAGCCTTCTTACAAAAACGCCACCCTGAATTCAAAGGTAAATAA
- a CDS encoding MFS transporter, which produces MRVVSQHSLALMLAASFASTIGGLPFNSLPILLGSLADTFGLAPHEIGLLGSICFAGYLLGTLSSVLIISRFCLRKLTVACAVASCLLLLLSAVSEVNWQMPLWALIGFFAALMTCLGLRIIGQMINKERALGVRQGIELGVTAIVLFALPAYVISQFGYAGAAISLSLIILLLSISVFWLPKNTHLAHEDLSIKSQLNIPKSAWMALLVFLVFATGNIALWAFLERIGNSIKLEPAQLGILFAVLKLLGGAAAFSVALVGSKLGLRKPYIIVLSVLAIGLYLIWLSLSSVSHQFVLFAMGAWIWEVAFTWGCVFQTAAVARLDAKGRAIMLIPAAFGVSAMVGPALGGWLASSGYQGILALAFTTSLVSMICFIGPLAVRQRQVLSDPLAS; this is translated from the coding sequence ATGCGCGTTGTCTCTCAACATTCGTTGGCATTAATGCTAGCCGCTAGTTTTGCTTCTACTATTGGTGGATTACCTTTCAATTCTCTGCCCATTCTTTTAGGTTCTTTAGCTGATACTTTTGGATTAGCCCCTCATGAAATTGGCTTGCTAGGCTCAATCTGCTTTGCTGGATATTTGCTTGGGACTTTGTCGTCGGTATTGATCATCAGTCGTTTTTGCTTGCGTAAATTAACAGTGGCATGTGCAGTAGCTTCATGTTTATTGTTGCTACTTTCTGCAGTATCTGAGGTGAATTGGCAAATGCCTTTATGGGCTTTAATTGGCTTCTTTGCTGCACTCATGACCTGCCTTGGCCTAAGAATTATTGGTCAAATGATCAATAAAGAACGTGCATTAGGTGTTCGTCAAGGCATTGAGTTAGGGGTAACAGCCATCGTTTTATTTGCTTTGCCTGCTTATGTCATTAGCCAATTTGGTTATGCGGGGGCAGCGATAAGTCTGTCACTTATTATTTTGCTATTAAGTATCAGTGTATTTTGGTTGCCAAAAAATACCCACCTGGCGCATGAAGACTTGAGTATAAAATCTCAACTGAATATCCCTAAGTCTGCTTGGATGGCATTGTTAGTATTTTTGGTATTTGCCACAGGTAACATAGCGTTATGGGCATTTTTAGAGCGGATAGGGAATAGTATTAAGTTAGAGCCCGCGCAGTTAGGTATTCTGTTTGCTGTGCTGAAGTTACTCGGTGGCGCGGCGGCGTTTTCAGTTGCGCTGGTGGGCAGTAAATTAGGCTTGCGTAAACCTTATATTATCGTACTGAGTGTATTAGCCATCGGCTTATATTTAATTTGGCTGTCGCTTAGTAGCGTCTCTCATCAGTTTGTGCTTTTTGCGATGGGTGCTTGGATTTGGGAAGTCGCTTTTACTTGGGGTTGCGTATTTCAAACAGCCGCTGTAGCAAGGTTAGACGCTAAAGGCCGAGCAATTATGCTGATCCCCGCCGCATTTGGTGTCAGTGCTATGGTAGGTCCGGCACTTGGTGGTTGGCTTGCGTCTTCGGGTTACCAGGGGATTTTAGCGCTAGCGTTTACGACCAGTTTAGTGTCAATGATATGCTTTATTGGCCCGTTGGCAGTCCGCCAACGTCAAGTACTTAGCGATCCGCTTGCTAGTTAA
- a CDS encoding helix-turn-helix transcriptional regulator: MAEINIELEQYNELINSLYESAKDTNSESWSNPLKLLQVLFNANFVTLILKIPEEDDLGLMIAVGNNLKGEHSVQDLPYHYKLTPFADQPEDTVLTVRDFMDDVEWQKSSYRQHWCANNDVYHVMTVDISTPNFGNLRFRVTRGQAEEDFSESDKALCTLLIPHFRRAISTFLQLNSSESLGSLYSRAIGRLSIATITIDEHGRVLDKNLFASHILDADDGLKIVAGKLTAQYNTDNRELKRLIKTAFTHASEKQTMPEAMSITRPSGEIALGVVIEVIPSLGWAEGKGQNKAVVYIRDAIGKSTTSIEISKKLFGLTPAETALSLQLTNGLSLEEAAEALNIRRNTARAHLRSIFSKTGVRRQTELVRLFLNSVAALGYDDSEGH, from the coding sequence ATGGCAGAAATAAATATAGAACTCGAGCAATATAATGAATTAATTAATTCGTTATATGAATCGGCCAAAGATACTAACTCTGAGAGTTGGAGTAATCCCCTTAAATTATTGCAAGTGTTGTTCAACGCTAACTTTGTAACTTTGATTTTAAAAATCCCTGAAGAAGATGACTTAGGCTTAATGATCGCCGTTGGGAATAACTTGAAAGGTGAGCACAGCGTTCAAGATTTACCCTATCACTATAAACTTACCCCGTTTGCAGATCAGCCTGAAGATACCGTGTTAACCGTTCGAGATTTCATGGATGATGTTGAATGGCAGAAAAGCTCGTACCGACAGCATTGGTGTGCAAATAATGATGTTTATCATGTAATGACCGTAGACATTAGTACACCGAATTTTGGTAATTTAAGGTTCAGGGTGACTCGAGGACAAGCAGAAGAAGATTTTTCTGAGTCAGATAAAGCATTATGTACATTATTAATTCCCCATTTTAGACGCGCAATTTCTACTTTCTTACAGCTTAACAGTTCTGAATCTCTTGGCTCTTTATACTCTCGTGCGATTGGACGCTTATCTATTGCTACTATCACGATTGATGAACATGGTCGTGTGCTAGATAAAAATCTTTTTGCTAGCCATATTCTCGACGCTGATGATGGGCTTAAAATCGTCGCCGGAAAACTTACCGCACAATATAATACTGATAACCGCGAGCTTAAGCGTTTAATTAAAACAGCTTTTACTCACGCCAGCGAAAAACAGACTATGCCTGAGGCGATGTCTATTACACGTCCGTCAGGTGAAATTGCACTAGGGGTTGTGATCGAGGTCATACCATCTTTGGGCTGGGCCGAAGGTAAAGGTCAGAATAAGGCCGTGGTTTACATACGCGACGCGATAGGAAAGTCTACAACAAGCATAGAAATTTCTAAAAAGCTTTTTGGACTAACTCCAGCTGAAACGGCTTTATCATTGCAGTTGACGAATGGCTTGTCGTTGGAAGAAGCGGCAGAAGCACTCAATATTCGTCGCAATACGGCTAGGGCACACCTGCGTTCTATATTCTCTAAAACTGGTGTACGTCGCCAAACTGAGCTTGTAAGACTATTCCTTAATAGTGTTGCGGCATTAGGCTACGATGATAGTGAAGGGCATTAG
- a CDS encoding alkene reductase has product MTKTHPLLTGCALGDIQLANRVVMAPMTRNRAEVDGSPNNLMRDYYSQRANAGLIVAEGTWPVAAGQAYNRQPGIETPEHIKGWRAVTDAVHEQGGKIVLQIMHAGRIGSHHIKGSELATVAPSAIKARGEVYTDSAGMQPYDMPTELSTEAVWKVIDEHRQAAINAKEAGFDGVELHCTSGYLPMQFLCSDSNQRSDEFGGNVQARVKFAAECLRAMASVFGAGRVGLRMNPGNRFNDTNDEFPEESHVALLKAISDLDLAYLHMMRAPIEQIDAFKIGRESFKGALIINDGFNPDSAAQAVIAGQAEAVSFARHYVSNPDFVSRIVANLPLTRLDRKTLYTPGAAGYTDYATA; this is encoded by the coding sequence ATGACTAAAACTCACCCATTACTCACAGGCTGTGCGCTTGGAGATATACAGTTGGCAAATAGAGTGGTGATGGCACCGATGACGCGCAATCGCGCTGAAGTCGATGGCTCTCCCAATAACTTAATGCGTGACTATTATAGTCAGCGAGCGAATGCTGGACTTATTGTTGCCGAGGGAACTTGGCCAGTGGCAGCAGGGCAAGCGTACAATCGCCAACCAGGCATTGAAACACCAGAACATATTAAAGGATGGCGTGCGGTTACTGACGCTGTTCATGAACAAGGCGGCAAAATAGTCTTACAAATAATGCATGCGGGGCGTATTGGCTCTCATCATATTAAGGGTAGTGAATTGGCCACTGTTGCACCTTCTGCTATTAAAGCGCGTGGTGAGGTTTATACCGACAGTGCTGGTATGCAACCTTATGATATGCCAACAGAACTTAGTACAGAAGCTGTCTGGAAAGTTATAGACGAACATCGTCAAGCGGCAATCAATGCCAAAGAAGCCGGTTTTGACGGTGTAGAATTACATTGTACTAGCGGCTATTTACCTATGCAGTTTTTATGTTCAGATTCGAATCAGCGCAGTGACGAATTTGGTGGTAATGTCCAAGCAAGAGTTAAATTTGCTGCCGAATGCTTACGTGCGATGGCGTCAGTATTTGGTGCTGGGCGTGTTGGGCTGCGGATGAACCCAGGTAATCGTTTTAACGATACCAACGATGAGTTTCCTGAAGAAAGCCATGTGGCTTTACTCAAGGCAATCTCAGATCTAGACTTAGCTTATCTGCACATGATGCGAGCACCTATCGAGCAGATAGACGCTTTTAAAATTGGGCGAGAATCATTCAAAGGTGCACTGATTATTAATGATGGCTTTAATCCTGATTCTGCAGCACAGGCGGTTATAGCAGGACAAGCTGAAGCAGTTTCTTTTGCTCGGCATTATGTGTCCAATCCTGATTTTGTCAGTCGTATTGTTGCAAATTTACCGTTAACTAGATTAGATAGAAAAACACTCTATACGCCGGGTGCTGCGGGCTATACTGATTATGCAACCGCATAG
- a CDS encoding SDR family NAD(P)-dependent oxidoreductase yields MQSRFKGKVAFVTGGGSGIGAATAQRLAQEGANVIICGRRQAPIEEVVANIREQGFTAHAMQVDVSNEQAFVQALEQTAHQFGGLDILVNNAMAFSYGSIEDMSTEDWHSNFSTSVDGTFWGTRTAIKLMKKKGGAIVNLASICGELGTPMMSGYSAAKAAVINFSRAAAAEGAGNNIRVNVVVPAIVETPATAGMLADETALKNTNRLIPMGRVGRSDELASAIAFLASDDASYITGACLPVDGGRSAVLITAMD; encoded by the coding sequence ATGCAATCACGTTTTAAAGGTAAAGTCGCTTTCGTTACAGGTGGCGGTAGTGGCATTGGCGCCGCAACCGCACAGCGATTGGCCCAAGAAGGTGCCAACGTTATTATTTGTGGTCGTCGTCAAGCACCAATAGAGGAAGTGGTAGCGAATATTCGCGAGCAAGGCTTCACCGCTCATGCTATGCAGGTCGATGTGAGCAATGAACAAGCATTTGTTCAAGCCCTTGAGCAAACGGCACACCAGTTCGGCGGATTAGACATTCTTGTGAATAACGCCATGGCTTTTTCTTACGGCAGTATTGAAGATATGAGCACAGAAGATTGGCATAGTAATTTTAGCACGTCGGTCGATGGCACATTCTGGGGTACCCGCACAGCGATTAAGTTGATGAAGAAAAAAGGTGGCGCTATCGTCAATCTAGCCTCTATTTGCGGTGAGTTAGGTACGCCAATGATGTCGGGCTATAGTGCGGCTAAAGCTGCTGTAATAAATTTCTCAAGAGCTGCAGCAGCAGAAGGTGCTGGGAACAATATTCGGGTCAATGTTGTCGTACCCGCTATTGTAGAGACACCAGCAACTGCAGGCATGTTGGCTGACGAAACAGCCCTTAAAAATACCAACCGACTTATCCCTATGGGTAGAGTTGGACGCAGTGATGAACTCGCAAGTGCGATTGCTTTTTTAGCCAGTGATGATGCTTCATATATCACTGGTGCATGTTTACCCGTTGATGGTGGTCGTTCCGCTGTACTTATTACAGCGATGGACTAA
- a CDS encoding ferredoxin--NADP reductase yields the protein MSRYHNLTVAEAIKETADAYSILFDVPAALTEQFKYQPGQFITLKLPYESEYLQRCYSMSSTPSLDKGLRVTIKRVDGGRGSNWICDNLRVGSTIEVMQPAGLFVPKDLSEDHLLCAGGSGITPVLSILRHVLTHGTGKVRLIYANRDEASVIFKEAIKTLAADHADRFEVIHLLDSLQGIPSKKLLVSLVSGMQQGRAFICGPGPFMDAMANALKLADMPDEQVHIERFVSAAEPKDVNTAVNDELTIDEVVTPAATVLLEIDGEHHVIPCEAGQTVLDAAEKIGIELPYSCREGMCASCMCEVIEGSVKLNNNDVLDERDLANKLTLSCQAVPLTTEVKLKYT from the coding sequence ATGTCTCGTTACCATAATCTCACCGTTGCAGAAGCCATCAAGGAGACCGCAGACGCGTATTCCATTTTGTTTGATGTGCCTGCAGCGTTAACCGAGCAATTTAAATATCAGCCCGGGCAATTTATCACTCTTAAATTGCCTTATGAAAGCGAATACCTGCAACGTTGTTATTCGATGTCTAGTACGCCAAGCCTTGATAAAGGGTTACGCGTTACGATAAAAAGAGTTGATGGCGGGCGTGGCTCGAACTGGATTTGCGATAATCTTAGAGTCGGTAGCACGATAGAGGTAATGCAGCCTGCAGGGCTATTTGTCCCGAAAGATTTATCTGAAGATCATCTTTTATGTGCTGGTGGTAGCGGCATAACACCTGTGTTATCGATTTTGCGTCATGTATTAACCCATGGTACAGGTAAAGTTCGATTAATTTATGCCAATAGAGATGAAGCCTCAGTTATTTTTAAAGAGGCAATCAAAACACTGGCGGCTGATCATGCCGATCGTTTTGAAGTCATTCACTTATTAGATTCATTGCAAGGTATACCGTCGAAAAAACTACTGGTTTCGTTAGTGAGTGGCATGCAACAAGGGCGAGCATTTATATGTGGTCCCGGGCCATTTATGGATGCGATGGCAAATGCACTTAAACTGGCAGACATGCCTGATGAGCAAGTTCATATAGAGCGATTTGTTAGTGCAGCTGAGCCTAAAGATGTAAATACAGCTGTAAATGATGAGTTAACTATTGATGAAGTAGTAACACCGGCGGCAACTGTGCTACTTGAAATCGACGGTGAACATCATGTTATTCCTTGTGAAGCAGGGCAAACCGTTCTTGATGCGGCTGAAAAAATAGGTATTGAATTGCCTTACTCTTGTCGCGAAGGTATGTGTGCTTCGTGTATGTGTGAGGTCATTGAAGGAAGTGTCAAACTCAATAATAACGATGTACTTGATGAAAGAGATTTGGCCAACAAATTAACTTTAAGTTGCCAAGCTGTGCCTCTGACCACTGAGGTTAAGCTCAAATATACCTAG
- a CDS encoding acyl-CoA dehydrogenase family protein, which produces MSVPNKINITGVADDFLTSDAIRLIESAEALVPVLAARANATDAAGKVPEETIKDLIEAGLFRVLQPKRWGGYELDPRVFYIIQMTLAQGCMSTAWIYGVIGVHNWQIGLFDEKAQIEVFGEDTTTLIASTYMPAGKAEKVEGGYRFSGHWGFSSGVEHCEWIFLGGLLPKSPGSNELEHVTFLLPKSDFKIVKNWDVLGLRGSGSHDIVVDNVFVPEHRTHQTNDYSDEACAGRAVNTSWLYKVPFIQVFQRAVSTACIGALEGAITEFRDRCLAHIGKHGGKTAEDVNAQMAVTEAMITTDQLRLVLFRNFEQIANKVKAGEIMPVEDRLLQRAQSSVVPKLCGDRINDILRACAASGTYKTNPIERIFRDINQARGHIANNTDAYIRAHGTVMLGLPNADPFV; this is translated from the coding sequence ATGAGTGTTCCAAATAAAATTAATATTACAGGTGTCGCTGATGACTTTCTAACGTCAGACGCAATTCGACTTATCGAATCGGCCGAGGCCTTAGTTCCTGTTCTGGCTGCGCGTGCAAACGCCACAGACGCCGCTGGCAAAGTGCCTGAAGAAACTATAAAAGACCTCATTGAAGCGGGTCTGTTCCGTGTATTACAACCTAAACGCTGGGGAGGTTATGAACTTGACCCACGCGTATTTTACATTATTCAAATGACCTTAGCACAAGGCTGTATGTCAACGGCATGGATATATGGTGTTATTGGTGTTCACAATTGGCAAATTGGCTTATTTGATGAAAAAGCTCAGATAGAAGTATTTGGTGAGGACACCACAACGTTGATTGCTTCTACATATATGCCAGCAGGCAAAGCGGAAAAAGTGGAAGGTGGTTATCGTTTTTCTGGTCATTGGGGATTCTCCAGTGGTGTTGAACATTGTGAATGGATTTTTCTAGGCGGGTTATTACCCAAATCACCCGGTAGTAACGAGTTAGAACATGTCACTTTTTTATTACCCAAGTCTGACTTCAAAATAGTAAAAAATTGGGATGTGCTGGGTTTAAGAGGTTCTGGCAGTCATGATATTGTTGTCGATAATGTTTTTGTACCTGAACATCGTACGCATCAAACAAACGACTACAGTGATGAGGCCTGTGCTGGACGTGCAGTGAATACCAGTTGGTTATATAAAGTACCGTTTATTCAAGTCTTTCAACGCGCAGTATCTACGGCTTGTATCGGGGCACTTGAAGGCGCGATTACTGAGTTCCGAGATCGTTGTTTAGCCCATATTGGTAAACATGGCGGCAAGACGGCAGAAGATGTTAATGCTCAAATGGCGGTTACTGAAGCGATGATCACTACCGATCAACTTCGTTTGGTACTGTTTCGTAATTTCGAACAGATTGCCAATAAAGTTAAGGCCGGTGAAATCATGCCAGTAGAAGATCGTTTACTACAAAGAGCCCAGTCATCTGTTGTACCAAAACTTTGTGGTGACAGAATAAATGATATTTTACGTGCTTGTGCGGCATCAGGTACTTATAAAACTAACCCTATTGAACGAATATTCCGTGACATTAACCAAGCCCGTGGACATATTGCAAATAATACGGATGCTTACATTCGTGCACACGGTACTGTGATGCTAGGTTTACCTAATGCAGATCCCTTTGTGTAA